One segment of Theobroma cacao cultivar B97-61/B2 chromosome 9, Criollo_cocoa_genome_V2, whole genome shotgun sequence DNA contains the following:
- the LOC18590858 gene encoding ABSCISIC ACID-INSENSITIVE 5-like protein 2 isoform X1: protein MGIQTMGSQSNGQQSHLQPSPLVRQNSWYSLTLNEVENQLGMLGKPLGSMNLDELLDNVWTTESNQSLGIDTESTSPSSSLQRQASLTLARAFSGKTVDQVWKEIQQGQKKRFGEEMKGQEREPTLGETTLEDFLVQAGLFVADTSLGPTMELDSTPQSFLPQIGLSPTPLLGTLSDTSMKGRKRDSQDAFEKTIERRLRRKIKNRESAARSRARKQAYHNELVSKVSRLEEENIKLNKEKKFEKIFHCETPDPKYQLRRTSSASF from the exons ATGGGGATTCAAACAATGGGATCCCAAAGCAATGGCCAGCAGTCTCATTTACAGCCGTCTCCATTGGTGAGACAGAATTCATGGTATAGTCTCACTCtaaatgaagttgaaaaccAACTAGGGATGTTGGGAAAGCCTCTGGGTAGCATGAACCTTGATGAGCTTCTTGATAATGTATGGACTACCGAATCAAATCAGTCCTTGGGAATAGATACTGAGAGTACCTCACCATCATCTTCTCTACAACGTCAGGCTAGCCTAACCTTGGCTAGAGCTTTTAGTGGGAAGACAGTTGATCAAGTGTGGAAGGAGATACAACAAGGCCAGAAGAAGAGGTTCGGTGAGGAGATGAAGGGTCAGGAAAGAGAACCAACACTTGGTGAAACGACATTGGAGGATTTTTTGGTACAAGCAGGGCTTTTTGTTGCTGACACATCTTTAGGTCCTACAATGGAATTGGATAGCACCCCACAAAGTTTTCTGCCGCAAATTGGATTGTCACCTACCCCGTTACTTGGCACATTATCAGACACAAGTATGAAAGGGCGGAAAAGGGATAGCCAAGATGCATTTGAGAAGACCATTGAGAGGAGGTTGAGGAGAAAGATCAAGAATAGGGAATCTGCTGCACGTTCACGAGCCAGAAAGCAG GCTTACCATAATGAGCTGGTGAGCAAGGTTTCACGATTGGAAGAGGAAAATATAAAGCTTAATAAAGAGAAG aaatttgagaaaatttttcattgtgAAACACCTGATCCTAAGTATCAGCTTAGAAGAACGAGCTCAGCCTCCTTCTGA
- the LOC18590858 gene encoding ABSCISIC ACID-INSENSITIVE 5-like protein 2 isoform X2, with amino-acid sequence MGIQTMGSQSNGQQSHLQPSPLVRQNSWYSLTLNEVENQLGMLGKPLGSMNLDELLDNVWTTESNQSLGIDTESTSPSSSLQRQASLTLARAFSGKTVDQVWKEIQQGQKKRFGEEMKGQEREPTLGETTLEDFLVQAGLFVADTSLGPTMELDSTPQSFLPQIGLSPTPLLGTLSDTSMKGRKRDSQDAFEKTIERRLRRKIKNRESAARSRARKQAYHNELVSKVSRLEEENIKLNKEKITIQNHLLIASGDWSEV; translated from the exons ATGGGGATTCAAACAATGGGATCCCAAAGCAATGGCCAGCAGTCTCATTTACAGCCGTCTCCATTGGTGAGACAGAATTCATGGTATAGTCTCACTCtaaatgaagttgaaaaccAACTAGGGATGTTGGGAAAGCCTCTGGGTAGCATGAACCTTGATGAGCTTCTTGATAATGTATGGACTACCGAATCAAATCAGTCCTTGGGAATAGATACTGAGAGTACCTCACCATCATCTTCTCTACAACGTCAGGCTAGCCTAACCTTGGCTAGAGCTTTTAGTGGGAAGACAGTTGATCAAGTGTGGAAGGAGATACAACAAGGCCAGAAGAAGAGGTTCGGTGAGGAGATGAAGGGTCAGGAAAGAGAACCAACACTTGGTGAAACGACATTGGAGGATTTTTTGGTACAAGCAGGGCTTTTTGTTGCTGACACATCTTTAGGTCCTACAATGGAATTGGATAGCACCCCACAAAGTTTTCTGCCGCAAATTGGATTGTCACCTACCCCGTTACTTGGCACATTATCAGACACAAGTATGAAAGGGCGGAAAAGGGATAGCCAAGATGCATTTGAGAAGACCATTGAGAGGAGGTTGAGGAGAAAGATCAAGAATAGGGAATCTGCTGCACGTTCACGAGCCAGAAAGCAG GCTTACCATAATGAGCTGGTGAGCAAGGTTTCACGATTGGAAGAGGAAAATATAAAGCTTAATAAAGAGAAG ATAACCATACAAAACCATCTACTCATAGCAAGTGGAGACTGGAGTGAGGTTTGA
- the LOC18590857 gene encoding UBP1-associated protein 2A has product MAKKRKQRSSEPEPTKTTPDRQPIQEEEQQQQPEYVADEDPNAKVEEEQQLQEVEEEVEEEVEEEVEEEEEEEEEEEENEEDDDEEAENQTLVGSSNAAVQNGVPKETSQEEELDDEPFEKLLEPFGKDQLITLIKKAVEKHPEFMSSVREFADADPAHRKIFVHGLSWDTTAETLTAEFIKYGEIEECKAVTDRVSGKSKGYAFILFKHRSGARRALKQPQKKIGNRITSCQLASQGPVPAPPPSAPPVSEYTQRKIFVSNVSAEVDPEKLLEYFRQYGEIEEGPLGLDKQSGKPKGFALFVYRSIESARRALEEPHKNFEGHVLHCQKAIDGPKPNKGGYGGSGSGGHHQYQQHQQGQHQMQPHYHHAKKGKYSTGGSDTGHLMAPSGPAAVGFNPGVAAAGFNPGVAAAAPALNPALGQALTALLATQGAGLGLGNLLGGLSGAPVNQGAPAAGYGNQVAGGYGSQMGVQGGYQNPQMGQGGAGRTQPGGGAPYMGH; this is encoded by the coding sequence ATGGCGAAAAAGCGAAAGCAGCGATCGTCTGAACCGGAGCCCACCAAAACGACGCCGGATCGTCAACCAATCCAAGAAGAAGAGCAACAGCAACAACCGGAATACGTAGCCGACGAAGATCCGAACGCTAAAGTAGAAGAAGAACAGCAGCTACAAGAAGTTGAAGAGGAAGTAGAAGAAGAAGTAGAAGAGGAAGttgaagaagaggaagaggaggaagaggaagaagaagagaacgAAGAAGACGATGACGAAGAAGCTGAAAACCAAACCCTAGTCGGTTCCTCCAACGCCGCTGTTCAAAATGGAGTACCCAAAGAAACGAGTCAAGAGGAGGAATTGGACGACGAGCCGTTCGAGAAACTTCTAGAACCATTTGGGAAAGATCAATTGATTACCCTTATTAAGAAAGCGGTCGAGAAGCACCCGGAATTCATGTCGTCGGTTCGGGAGTTCGCGGATGCGGATCCAGCTCATCGGAAGATATTCGTTCATGGGCTCAGTTGGGATACCACTGCTGAAACCCTCACCGCCGAGTTTATTAAATATGGGGAAATCGAAGAATGTAAAGCGGTTACTGATAGGGTTTCTGGGAAATCCAAAGGTTACGCGTTTATTCTATTTAAGCATCGGAGTGGGGCACGCCGGGCTTTGAAACAACCCCAGAAGAAGATTGGGAATAGAATCACTTCTTGCCAGTTGGCTTCGCAGGGACCAGTTCCTGCACCGCCTCCCTCTGCTCCTCCGGTTTCTGAGTATACTCAGAGGAAAATTTTTGTTAGTAATGTGTCAGCTGAAGTGGACCCGGAGAAGTTGCTTGAGTATTTTAGACAGTATGGAGAAATTGAGGAAGGTCCGTTGGGGCTTGATAAGCAGTCAGGGAAACCTAAAGGGTTTGCTCTTTTTGTATACAGGTCGATTGAGAGTGCCAGAAGGGCCTTAGAGGAGCCTCATAAGAATTTTGAAGGTCATGTTTTGCATTGCCAAAAGGCTATAGATGGGCCGAAGCCAAATAAAGGTGGTTATGGAGGAAGTGGTTCTGGTGGGCATCATCAGTACCAGCAGCATCAGCAAGGACAACATCAGATGCAGCCTCATTACCATCATGCTAAGAAGGGAAAGTATTCGACTGGTGGATCAGATACTGGGCATTTGATGGCTCCATCTGGGCCTGCTGCAGTGGGGTTCAACCCTGGAGTTGCTGCTGCTGGGTTTAACCCCGGGGTGGCTGCTGCTGCACCGGCTTTGAACCCGGCACTTGGACAGGCATTGACTGCGTTGCTTGCTACTCAGGGAGCCGGTTTGGGCCTTGGTAATCTGCTTGGCGGGCTTAGTGGGGCGCCTGTGAACCAGGGAGCACCTGCTGCAGGGTATGGGAATCAGGTTGCAGGTGGCTATGGAAGCCAGATGGGAGTGCAGGGTGGGTATCAGAACCCGCAGATGGGGCAGGGCGGTGCTGGTAGGACTCAGCCTGGTGGCGGTGCACCTTACATGGGGCACTAG